A DNA window from Methylocystis heyeri contains the following coding sequences:
- the nuoE gene encoding NADH-quinone oxidoreductase subunit NuoE produces MSVRRLAEKQPESFEFTPQNKALLEKLIAKYPDGRQASAVVPALWQAQKQNDYWLPRPAIEKVAETLGMPYIRVLEIATFYTMFNLEPVGKFYVQLCGTTPCLLRGSDDIVKVLERRVGPQRKVSGDGLFSWAEVECLGACCNAPMVQINDDYYEDLTPENFEKLLDDLAAGRPVRTGSQTGRSSSEPEGELTSLTSLYGEGSK; encoded by the coding sequence ATGTCCGTCCGCCGTCTCGCCGAAAAGCAGCCTGAGAGCTTCGAGTTCACGCCGCAGAACAAGGCGTTGCTCGAAAAGCTGATCGCCAAATATCCCGACGGGCGCCAGGCCTCGGCCGTCGTCCCCGCGCTTTGGCAAGCTCAAAAGCAGAACGACTACTGGCTTCCCCGCCCGGCGATCGAGAAGGTCGCGGAGACATTGGGGATGCCCTACATCCGCGTGCTCGAAATCGCGACCTTCTACACCATGTTCAATCTCGAGCCGGTGGGGAAGTTCTACGTGCAATTGTGCGGCACGACGCCCTGCCTGCTGCGCGGCTCCGACGACATCGTCAAGGTTCTTGAGCGCAGGGTCGGACCGCAGCGCAAGGTCTCGGGCGACGGGTTGTTCTCCTGGGCCGAGGTCGAGTGCCTCGGCGCCTGCTGCAACGCGCCGATGGTTCAGATAAACGACGACTACTACGAAGATCTGACGCCCGAGAACTTCGAGAAGCTGCTCGACGATCTCGCCGCCGGCCGCCCCGTCAGGACCGGATCGCAGACCGGCCGCTCCAGTTCCGAGCCGGAAGGCGAATTGACCAGCCTCACCTCGCTTTATGGCGAGGGATCGAAGTAA